One segment of Tenrec ecaudatus isolate mTenEca1 chromosome 1, mTenEca1.hap1, whole genome shotgun sequence DNA contains the following:
- the PABPC4 gene encoding polyadenylate-binding protein 4 isoform X2, with protein sequence MNAAASSYPMASLYVGDLHSDVTEAMLYEKFSPAGPVLSIRVCRDMITRRSLGYAYVNFQQPADAERALDTMNFDVIKGKPIRIMWSQRDPSLRKSGVGNVFIKNLDKSIDNKALYDTFSAFGNILSCKVVCDENGSKGYAFVHFETQEAADKAIEKMNGMLLNDRKVFVGRFKSRKEREAELGAKAKEFTNVYIKNFGEEMDDEGLKELFSQFGKTLSVKVMRDPNGKSKGFGFVSYEKHEDANKAVEEMDGKEIGGKAIFVGRAQKKVERQAELKRKFEQLKQERISRYQGVNLYIKNLDDTIDDEKLRKEFSPFGSITSAKVMLEDGRSKGFGFVCFSSPEEATKAVTEMNGRIVGSKPLYVALAQRKEERKAHLTNQYMQRVAGMRALPANAILNQFQPAAGGYFVPAVPQAQGRPPYYTPNQLAQMRPNPRWQQGGRPQGFQGMPSALRQSGPRPALRHLAPTGNAPASRGLPTTTQRVGSECPDRLAMDFGGAGAAQQGLTDSCQSGGVPTSVQNLAPRAAVAAASAPRAVVPYKYASSVRSPHPAIPPLQAPQPAVHVQGQEPLTASMLAAAPPQEQKQMLGERLFPLIQTMHANLAGKITGMLLEIDNSELLHMLESPESLRSKVDEAVAVLQAHHAKKEAAQKDSEAK encoded by the exons atgaACGCTGCGGCCAGCAGCTACCCCATGGCCTCCCTCTATGTGGGTGACCTGCACTCGGACGTCACCGAGGCCATGCTGTATGAAAAGTTCAGTCCTGCCGGGCCTGTGCTGTCCATCCGGGTCTGCCGCGACATGATCACCCGCCGCTCCCTGGGCTATGCCTATGTCAACTTCCAGCAGCCTGCCGACG CTGAACGGGCCCTGGACACCATGAACTTCGATGTGATCAAGGGCAAGCCCATCCGGATCATGTGGTCGCAAAGGGACCCCTCACTGAGGAAATCTGGTGTGGGGAATGTCTTCATCAAGAACCTGGACAAATCCATAGATAACAAAGCACTTTATGATACTTTTTCTGCTTTTGGAAACATTCTGTCCTGCAAG GTGGTATGTGATGAGAACGGCTCTAAGGGCTATGCCTTTGTCCACTTCGAGACCCAAGAGGCTGCCGACAAGGCCATCGAGAAGATGAATGGCATGCTCCTCAATGACCGCAAAGT GTTTGTGGGCAGATTTAAGTCTCGAAAAGAGCGGGAAGCCGAGCTTGGGGCCAAAGCCAAGGAATTCACCAACGTTTACATCAAGAACTTTGGGGAAGAGATGGATGATGAGGGTCTGAAAGAGCTGTTCAGCCAATTTG GTAAGACCTTAAGTGTCAAGGTGATGAGAGATCCCAATGGGAAATCCAAAGGCTTTGGCTTTGTGAGTTACGAGAAACACGAAGATGCCAATAAG GCTGTGGAGGAGATGGACGGAAAGGAAATTGGTGGGAAGGCCATCTTCGTGGGCCGTGCACAGAAGAAAGTTGAGCGGCAGGCTGAGCTAAAACGGAAGTTTGAGCAGCTGAAGCAGGAGAGAATTAGTCGTTACCAG GGGGTGAACCTTTATATTAAGAACTTGGATGACACCATCGACGATGAGAAGCTAAGGAAAGAGTTTTCTCCTTTTGGGTCAATCACCAGTGCCAAG GTGATGCTGGAGGATGGGAGAAGCAAAGGCTTTGGCTTCGTCTGCTTTTCATCTCCAGAAGAGGCTACCAAAGCTGTCACCGAGATGAATGGCCGCATTGTGGGCTCTAAGCCCCTGTATGTAGCCCTGGCCCAGAGGAAGGAGGAGCGAAAGGCTCACCTGACCAACCAGTACATGCAGCGGGTGGCAGGCATGAGAGCACTCCCTGCCAACGCCATCTTAAATCAGTTCCAGCCTGCAGCTGGTGGCTACTTTGTGCCAGCAGTTCCCCAG GCTCAGGGAAGACCTCCGTATTACACGCCTAACCAGCTGGCACAGATGAGGCCTAATCCACGCTGGCAGCAAGGCGGGAGACCCCAAG gCTTCCAAGGAATGCCAAGTGCTTTACGCCAGTCTGGGCCTCGTCCAGCTCTTCGCCATCTGGCTCCAACTGGTAATGCTCCGGCCTCTCGTGGCCTCCCTACTACTACTCAGAGAGTCG GGTCTGAGTGCCCGGACCGCTTGGCTATGGACTTTGGTGGGGCTGGTGCCGCCCAGCAAGGGCTGACTGACAGCTGCCAGTCTGGAG gtgTGCCCACATCTGTGCAGAACTTAGCTCCTCGGGCTGCCGTAGCTGCTGCCTCTGCCCCTCGGGCTGTGGTCCCTTACAAATATGCCTCCAGCGTCCGCAGCCCCCATCCCGCCATACCGCCTTTACAG GCTCCACAGCCTGCAGTCCACGTGCAGGGGCAGGAGCCCCTGACTGCCTCCATGTTGGCCGCAGCACCCCCACAGGAGCAGAAGCAGATGCTGG GAGAGCGATTGTTCCCGCTCATCCAAACAATGCACGCTAACCTAGCCGGGAAGATCACGGGCATGCTGCTGGAGATAGACAACTCAGAGTTGCTGCACATGCTGGAGTCCCCGGAATCCCTGCGCTCCAAG GTGGATGAAGCTGTTGCAGTTCTACAGGCTCATCATGCCAAGAAGGAAGCCGCCCAGAAG gatTCAGAAGCCAAATAA
- the PABPC4 gene encoding polyadenylate-binding protein 4 isoform X5, producing MNAAASSYPMASLYVGDLHSDVTEAMLYEKFSPAGPVLSIRVCRDMITRRSLGYAYVNFQQPADAERALDTMNFDVIKGKPIRIMWSQRDPSLRKSGVGNVFIKNLDKSIDNKALYDTFSAFGNILSCKVVCDENGSKGYAFVHFETQEAADKAIEKMNGMLLNDRKVFVGRFKSRKEREAELGAKAKEFTNVYIKNFGEEMDDEGLKELFSQFGKTLSVKVMRDPNGKSKGFGFVSYEKHEDANKAVEEMDGKEIGGKAIFVGRAQKKVERQAELKRKFEQLKQERISRYQGVNLYIKNLDDTIDDEKLRKEFSPFGSITSAKVMLEDGRSKGFGFVCFSSPEEATKAVTEMNGRIVGSKPLYVALAQRKEERKAHLTNQYMQRVAGMRALPANAILNQFQPAAGGYFVPAVPQAQGRPPYYTPNQLAQMRPNPRWQQGGRPQGFQGMPSALRQSGPRPALRHLAPTGVPTSVQNLAPRAAVAAASAPRAVVPYKYASSVRSPHPAIPPLQAPQPAVHVQGQEPLTASMLAAAPPQEQKQMLGERLFPLIQTMHANLAGKITGMLLEIDNSELLHMLESPESLRSKVDEAVAVLQAHHAKKEAAQKVGAVAAAATS from the exons atgaACGCTGCGGCCAGCAGCTACCCCATGGCCTCCCTCTATGTGGGTGACCTGCACTCGGACGTCACCGAGGCCATGCTGTATGAAAAGTTCAGTCCTGCCGGGCCTGTGCTGTCCATCCGGGTCTGCCGCGACATGATCACCCGCCGCTCCCTGGGCTATGCCTATGTCAACTTCCAGCAGCCTGCCGACG CTGAACGGGCCCTGGACACCATGAACTTCGATGTGATCAAGGGCAAGCCCATCCGGATCATGTGGTCGCAAAGGGACCCCTCACTGAGGAAATCTGGTGTGGGGAATGTCTTCATCAAGAACCTGGACAAATCCATAGATAACAAAGCACTTTATGATACTTTTTCTGCTTTTGGAAACATTCTGTCCTGCAAG GTGGTATGTGATGAGAACGGCTCTAAGGGCTATGCCTTTGTCCACTTCGAGACCCAAGAGGCTGCCGACAAGGCCATCGAGAAGATGAATGGCATGCTCCTCAATGACCGCAAAGT GTTTGTGGGCAGATTTAAGTCTCGAAAAGAGCGGGAAGCCGAGCTTGGGGCCAAAGCCAAGGAATTCACCAACGTTTACATCAAGAACTTTGGGGAAGAGATGGATGATGAGGGTCTGAAAGAGCTGTTCAGCCAATTTG GTAAGACCTTAAGTGTCAAGGTGATGAGAGATCCCAATGGGAAATCCAAAGGCTTTGGCTTTGTGAGTTACGAGAAACACGAAGATGCCAATAAG GCTGTGGAGGAGATGGACGGAAAGGAAATTGGTGGGAAGGCCATCTTCGTGGGCCGTGCACAGAAGAAAGTTGAGCGGCAGGCTGAGCTAAAACGGAAGTTTGAGCAGCTGAAGCAGGAGAGAATTAGTCGTTACCAG GGGGTGAACCTTTATATTAAGAACTTGGATGACACCATCGACGATGAGAAGCTAAGGAAAGAGTTTTCTCCTTTTGGGTCAATCACCAGTGCCAAG GTGATGCTGGAGGATGGGAGAAGCAAAGGCTTTGGCTTCGTCTGCTTTTCATCTCCAGAAGAGGCTACCAAAGCTGTCACCGAGATGAATGGCCGCATTGTGGGCTCTAAGCCCCTGTATGTAGCCCTGGCCCAGAGGAAGGAGGAGCGAAAGGCTCACCTGACCAACCAGTACATGCAGCGGGTGGCAGGCATGAGAGCACTCCCTGCCAACGCCATCTTAAATCAGTTCCAGCCTGCAGCTGGTGGCTACTTTGTGCCAGCAGTTCCCCAG GCTCAGGGAAGACCTCCGTATTACACGCCTAACCAGCTGGCACAGATGAGGCCTAATCCACGCTGGCAGCAAGGCGGGAGACCCCAAG gCTTCCAAGGAATGCCAAGTGCTTTACGCCAGTCTGGGCCTCGTCCAGCTCTTCGCCATCTGGCTCCAACTG gtgTGCCCACATCTGTGCAGAACTTAGCTCCTCGGGCTGCCGTAGCTGCTGCCTCTGCCCCTCGGGCTGTGGTCCCTTACAAATATGCCTCCAGCGTCCGCAGCCCCCATCCCGCCATACCGCCTTTACAG GCTCCACAGCCTGCAGTCCACGTGCAGGGGCAGGAGCCCCTGACTGCCTCCATGTTGGCCGCAGCACCCCCACAGGAGCAGAAGCAGATGCTGG GAGAGCGATTGTTCCCGCTCATCCAAACAATGCACGCTAACCTAGCCGGGAAGATCACGGGCATGCTGCTGGAGATAGACAACTCAGAGTTGCTGCACATGCTGGAGTCCCCGGAATCCCTGCGCTCCAAG GTGGATGAAGCTGTTGCAGTTCTACAGGCTCATCATGCCAAGAAGGAAGCCGCCCAGAAGGTGggcgctgttgctgctgctgctacctCTTAG
- the PABPC4 gene encoding polyadenylate-binding protein 4 isoform X1, which translates to MNAAASSYPMASLYVGDLHSDVTEAMLYEKFSPAGPVLSIRVCRDMITRRSLGYAYVNFQQPADAERALDTMNFDVIKGKPIRIMWSQRDPSLRKSGVGNVFIKNLDKSIDNKALYDTFSAFGNILSCKVVCDENGSKGYAFVHFETQEAADKAIEKMNGMLLNDRKVFVGRFKSRKEREAELGAKAKEFTNVYIKNFGEEMDDEGLKELFSQFGKTLSVKVMRDPNGKSKGFGFVSYEKHEDANKAVEEMDGKEIGGKAIFVGRAQKKVERQAELKRKFEQLKQERISRYQGVNLYIKNLDDTIDDEKLRKEFSPFGSITSAKVMLEDGRSKGFGFVCFSSPEEATKAVTEMNGRIVGSKPLYVALAQRKEERKAHLTNQYMQRVAGMRALPANAILNQFQPAAGGYFVPAVPQAQGRPPYYTPNQLAQMRPNPRWQQGGRPQGFQGMPSALRQSGPRPALRHLAPTGNAPASRGLPTTTQRVGSECPDRLAMDFGGAGAAQQGLTDSCQSGGVPTSVQNLAPRAAVAAASAPRAVVPYKYASSVRSPHPAIPPLQAPQPAVHVQGQEPLTASMLAAAPPQEQKQMLGERLFPLIQTMHANLAGKITGMLLEIDNSELLHMLESPESLRSKVDEAVAVLQAHHAKKEAAQKVGAVAAAATS; encoded by the exons atgaACGCTGCGGCCAGCAGCTACCCCATGGCCTCCCTCTATGTGGGTGACCTGCACTCGGACGTCACCGAGGCCATGCTGTATGAAAAGTTCAGTCCTGCCGGGCCTGTGCTGTCCATCCGGGTCTGCCGCGACATGATCACCCGCCGCTCCCTGGGCTATGCCTATGTCAACTTCCAGCAGCCTGCCGACG CTGAACGGGCCCTGGACACCATGAACTTCGATGTGATCAAGGGCAAGCCCATCCGGATCATGTGGTCGCAAAGGGACCCCTCACTGAGGAAATCTGGTGTGGGGAATGTCTTCATCAAGAACCTGGACAAATCCATAGATAACAAAGCACTTTATGATACTTTTTCTGCTTTTGGAAACATTCTGTCCTGCAAG GTGGTATGTGATGAGAACGGCTCTAAGGGCTATGCCTTTGTCCACTTCGAGACCCAAGAGGCTGCCGACAAGGCCATCGAGAAGATGAATGGCATGCTCCTCAATGACCGCAAAGT GTTTGTGGGCAGATTTAAGTCTCGAAAAGAGCGGGAAGCCGAGCTTGGGGCCAAAGCCAAGGAATTCACCAACGTTTACATCAAGAACTTTGGGGAAGAGATGGATGATGAGGGTCTGAAAGAGCTGTTCAGCCAATTTG GTAAGACCTTAAGTGTCAAGGTGATGAGAGATCCCAATGGGAAATCCAAAGGCTTTGGCTTTGTGAGTTACGAGAAACACGAAGATGCCAATAAG GCTGTGGAGGAGATGGACGGAAAGGAAATTGGTGGGAAGGCCATCTTCGTGGGCCGTGCACAGAAGAAAGTTGAGCGGCAGGCTGAGCTAAAACGGAAGTTTGAGCAGCTGAAGCAGGAGAGAATTAGTCGTTACCAG GGGGTGAACCTTTATATTAAGAACTTGGATGACACCATCGACGATGAGAAGCTAAGGAAAGAGTTTTCTCCTTTTGGGTCAATCACCAGTGCCAAG GTGATGCTGGAGGATGGGAGAAGCAAAGGCTTTGGCTTCGTCTGCTTTTCATCTCCAGAAGAGGCTACCAAAGCTGTCACCGAGATGAATGGCCGCATTGTGGGCTCTAAGCCCCTGTATGTAGCCCTGGCCCAGAGGAAGGAGGAGCGAAAGGCTCACCTGACCAACCAGTACATGCAGCGGGTGGCAGGCATGAGAGCACTCCCTGCCAACGCCATCTTAAATCAGTTCCAGCCTGCAGCTGGTGGCTACTTTGTGCCAGCAGTTCCCCAG GCTCAGGGAAGACCTCCGTATTACACGCCTAACCAGCTGGCACAGATGAGGCCTAATCCACGCTGGCAGCAAGGCGGGAGACCCCAAG gCTTCCAAGGAATGCCAAGTGCTTTACGCCAGTCTGGGCCTCGTCCAGCTCTTCGCCATCTGGCTCCAACTGGTAATGCTCCGGCCTCTCGTGGCCTCCCTACTACTACTCAGAGAGTCG GGTCTGAGTGCCCGGACCGCTTGGCTATGGACTTTGGTGGGGCTGGTGCCGCCCAGCAAGGGCTGACTGACAGCTGCCAGTCTGGAG gtgTGCCCACATCTGTGCAGAACTTAGCTCCTCGGGCTGCCGTAGCTGCTGCCTCTGCCCCTCGGGCTGTGGTCCCTTACAAATATGCCTCCAGCGTCCGCAGCCCCCATCCCGCCATACCGCCTTTACAG GCTCCACAGCCTGCAGTCCACGTGCAGGGGCAGGAGCCCCTGACTGCCTCCATGTTGGCCGCAGCACCCCCACAGGAGCAGAAGCAGATGCTGG GAGAGCGATTGTTCCCGCTCATCCAAACAATGCACGCTAACCTAGCCGGGAAGATCACGGGCATGCTGCTGGAGATAGACAACTCAGAGTTGCTGCACATGCTGGAGTCCCCGGAATCCCTGCGCTCCAAG GTGGATGAAGCTGTTGCAGTTCTACAGGCTCATCATGCCAAGAAGGAAGCCGCCCAGAAGGTGggcgctgttgctgctgctgctacctCTTAG
- the PABPC4 gene encoding polyadenylate-binding protein 4 isoform X3 has product MNAAASSYPMASLYVGDLHSDVTEAMLYEKFSPAGPVLSIRVCRDMITRRSLGYAYVNFQQPADAERALDTMNFDVIKGKPIRIMWSQRDPSLRKSGVGNVFIKNLDKSIDNKALYDTFSAFGNILSCKVVCDENGSKGYAFVHFETQEAADKAIEKMNGMLLNDRKVFVGRFKSRKEREAELGAKAKEFTNVYIKNFGEEMDDEGLKELFSQFGKTLSVKVMRDPNGKSKGFGFVSYEKHEDANKAVEEMDGKEIGGKAIFVGRAQKKVERQAELKRKFEQLKQERISRYQGVNLYIKNLDDTIDDEKLRKEFSPFGSITSAKVMLEDGRSKGFGFVCFSSPEEATKAVTEMNGRIVGSKPLYVALAQRKEERKAHLTNQYMQRVAGMRALPANAILNQFQPAAGGYFVPAVPQAQGRPPYYTPNQLAQMRPNPRWQQGGRPQGFQGMPSALRQSGPRPALRHLAPTGSECPDRLAMDFGGAGAAQQGLTDSCQSGGVPTSVQNLAPRAAVAAASAPRAVVPYKYASSVRSPHPAIPPLQAPQPAVHVQGQEPLTASMLAAAPPQEQKQMLGERLFPLIQTMHANLAGKITGMLLEIDNSELLHMLESPESLRSKVDEAVAVLQAHHAKKEAAQKVGAVAAAATS; this is encoded by the exons atgaACGCTGCGGCCAGCAGCTACCCCATGGCCTCCCTCTATGTGGGTGACCTGCACTCGGACGTCACCGAGGCCATGCTGTATGAAAAGTTCAGTCCTGCCGGGCCTGTGCTGTCCATCCGGGTCTGCCGCGACATGATCACCCGCCGCTCCCTGGGCTATGCCTATGTCAACTTCCAGCAGCCTGCCGACG CTGAACGGGCCCTGGACACCATGAACTTCGATGTGATCAAGGGCAAGCCCATCCGGATCATGTGGTCGCAAAGGGACCCCTCACTGAGGAAATCTGGTGTGGGGAATGTCTTCATCAAGAACCTGGACAAATCCATAGATAACAAAGCACTTTATGATACTTTTTCTGCTTTTGGAAACATTCTGTCCTGCAAG GTGGTATGTGATGAGAACGGCTCTAAGGGCTATGCCTTTGTCCACTTCGAGACCCAAGAGGCTGCCGACAAGGCCATCGAGAAGATGAATGGCATGCTCCTCAATGACCGCAAAGT GTTTGTGGGCAGATTTAAGTCTCGAAAAGAGCGGGAAGCCGAGCTTGGGGCCAAAGCCAAGGAATTCACCAACGTTTACATCAAGAACTTTGGGGAAGAGATGGATGATGAGGGTCTGAAAGAGCTGTTCAGCCAATTTG GTAAGACCTTAAGTGTCAAGGTGATGAGAGATCCCAATGGGAAATCCAAAGGCTTTGGCTTTGTGAGTTACGAGAAACACGAAGATGCCAATAAG GCTGTGGAGGAGATGGACGGAAAGGAAATTGGTGGGAAGGCCATCTTCGTGGGCCGTGCACAGAAGAAAGTTGAGCGGCAGGCTGAGCTAAAACGGAAGTTTGAGCAGCTGAAGCAGGAGAGAATTAGTCGTTACCAG GGGGTGAACCTTTATATTAAGAACTTGGATGACACCATCGACGATGAGAAGCTAAGGAAAGAGTTTTCTCCTTTTGGGTCAATCACCAGTGCCAAG GTGATGCTGGAGGATGGGAGAAGCAAAGGCTTTGGCTTCGTCTGCTTTTCATCTCCAGAAGAGGCTACCAAAGCTGTCACCGAGATGAATGGCCGCATTGTGGGCTCTAAGCCCCTGTATGTAGCCCTGGCCCAGAGGAAGGAGGAGCGAAAGGCTCACCTGACCAACCAGTACATGCAGCGGGTGGCAGGCATGAGAGCACTCCCTGCCAACGCCATCTTAAATCAGTTCCAGCCTGCAGCTGGTGGCTACTTTGTGCCAGCAGTTCCCCAG GCTCAGGGAAGACCTCCGTATTACACGCCTAACCAGCTGGCACAGATGAGGCCTAATCCACGCTGGCAGCAAGGCGGGAGACCCCAAG gCTTCCAAGGAATGCCAAGTGCTTTACGCCAGTCTGGGCCTCGTCCAGCTCTTCGCCATCTGGCTCCAACTG GGTCTGAGTGCCCGGACCGCTTGGCTATGGACTTTGGTGGGGCTGGTGCCGCCCAGCAAGGGCTGACTGACAGCTGCCAGTCTGGAG gtgTGCCCACATCTGTGCAGAACTTAGCTCCTCGGGCTGCCGTAGCTGCTGCCTCTGCCCCTCGGGCTGTGGTCCCTTACAAATATGCCTCCAGCGTCCGCAGCCCCCATCCCGCCATACCGCCTTTACAG GCTCCACAGCCTGCAGTCCACGTGCAGGGGCAGGAGCCCCTGACTGCCTCCATGTTGGCCGCAGCACCCCCACAGGAGCAGAAGCAGATGCTGG GAGAGCGATTGTTCCCGCTCATCCAAACAATGCACGCTAACCTAGCCGGGAAGATCACGGGCATGCTGCTGGAGATAGACAACTCAGAGTTGCTGCACATGCTGGAGTCCCCGGAATCCCTGCGCTCCAAG GTGGATGAAGCTGTTGCAGTTCTACAGGCTCATCATGCCAAGAAGGAAGCCGCCCAGAAGGTGggcgctgttgctgctgctgctacctCTTAG
- the PABPC4 gene encoding polyadenylate-binding protein 4 isoform X4, translating into MNAAASSYPMASLYVGDLHSDVTEAMLYEKFSPAGPVLSIRVCRDMITRRSLGYAYVNFQQPADAERALDTMNFDVIKGKPIRIMWSQRDPSLRKSGVGNVFIKNLDKSIDNKALYDTFSAFGNILSCKVVCDENGSKGYAFVHFETQEAADKAIEKMNGMLLNDRKVFVGRFKSRKEREAELGAKAKEFTNVYIKNFGEEMDDEGLKELFSQFGKTLSVKVMRDPNGKSKGFGFVSYEKHEDANKAVEEMDGKEIGGKAIFVGRAQKKVERQAELKRKFEQLKQERISRYQGVNLYIKNLDDTIDDEKLRKEFSPFGSITSAKVMLEDGRSKGFGFVCFSSPEEATKAVTEMNGRIVGSKPLYVALAQRKEERKAHLTNQYMQRVAGMRALPANAILNQFQPAAGGYFVPAVPQAQGRPPYYTPNQLAQMRPNPRWQQGGRPQGFQGMPSALRQSGPRPALRHLAPTGNAPASRGLPTTTQRVGVPTSVQNLAPRAAVAAASAPRAVVPYKYASSVRSPHPAIPPLQAPQPAVHVQGQEPLTASMLAAAPPQEQKQMLGERLFPLIQTMHANLAGKITGMLLEIDNSELLHMLESPESLRSKVDEAVAVLQAHHAKKEAAQKVGAVAAAATS; encoded by the exons atgaACGCTGCGGCCAGCAGCTACCCCATGGCCTCCCTCTATGTGGGTGACCTGCACTCGGACGTCACCGAGGCCATGCTGTATGAAAAGTTCAGTCCTGCCGGGCCTGTGCTGTCCATCCGGGTCTGCCGCGACATGATCACCCGCCGCTCCCTGGGCTATGCCTATGTCAACTTCCAGCAGCCTGCCGACG CTGAACGGGCCCTGGACACCATGAACTTCGATGTGATCAAGGGCAAGCCCATCCGGATCATGTGGTCGCAAAGGGACCCCTCACTGAGGAAATCTGGTGTGGGGAATGTCTTCATCAAGAACCTGGACAAATCCATAGATAACAAAGCACTTTATGATACTTTTTCTGCTTTTGGAAACATTCTGTCCTGCAAG GTGGTATGTGATGAGAACGGCTCTAAGGGCTATGCCTTTGTCCACTTCGAGACCCAAGAGGCTGCCGACAAGGCCATCGAGAAGATGAATGGCATGCTCCTCAATGACCGCAAAGT GTTTGTGGGCAGATTTAAGTCTCGAAAAGAGCGGGAAGCCGAGCTTGGGGCCAAAGCCAAGGAATTCACCAACGTTTACATCAAGAACTTTGGGGAAGAGATGGATGATGAGGGTCTGAAAGAGCTGTTCAGCCAATTTG GTAAGACCTTAAGTGTCAAGGTGATGAGAGATCCCAATGGGAAATCCAAAGGCTTTGGCTTTGTGAGTTACGAGAAACACGAAGATGCCAATAAG GCTGTGGAGGAGATGGACGGAAAGGAAATTGGTGGGAAGGCCATCTTCGTGGGCCGTGCACAGAAGAAAGTTGAGCGGCAGGCTGAGCTAAAACGGAAGTTTGAGCAGCTGAAGCAGGAGAGAATTAGTCGTTACCAG GGGGTGAACCTTTATATTAAGAACTTGGATGACACCATCGACGATGAGAAGCTAAGGAAAGAGTTTTCTCCTTTTGGGTCAATCACCAGTGCCAAG GTGATGCTGGAGGATGGGAGAAGCAAAGGCTTTGGCTTCGTCTGCTTTTCATCTCCAGAAGAGGCTACCAAAGCTGTCACCGAGATGAATGGCCGCATTGTGGGCTCTAAGCCCCTGTATGTAGCCCTGGCCCAGAGGAAGGAGGAGCGAAAGGCTCACCTGACCAACCAGTACATGCAGCGGGTGGCAGGCATGAGAGCACTCCCTGCCAACGCCATCTTAAATCAGTTCCAGCCTGCAGCTGGTGGCTACTTTGTGCCAGCAGTTCCCCAG GCTCAGGGAAGACCTCCGTATTACACGCCTAACCAGCTGGCACAGATGAGGCCTAATCCACGCTGGCAGCAAGGCGGGAGACCCCAAG gCTTCCAAGGAATGCCAAGTGCTTTACGCCAGTCTGGGCCTCGTCCAGCTCTTCGCCATCTGGCTCCAACTGGTAATGCTCCGGCCTCTCGTGGCCTCCCTACTACTACTCAGAGAGTCG gtgTGCCCACATCTGTGCAGAACTTAGCTCCTCGGGCTGCCGTAGCTGCTGCCTCTGCCCCTCGGGCTGTGGTCCCTTACAAATATGCCTCCAGCGTCCGCAGCCCCCATCCCGCCATACCGCCTTTACAG GCTCCACAGCCTGCAGTCCACGTGCAGGGGCAGGAGCCCCTGACTGCCTCCATGTTGGCCGCAGCACCCCCACAGGAGCAGAAGCAGATGCTGG GAGAGCGATTGTTCCCGCTCATCCAAACAATGCACGCTAACCTAGCCGGGAAGATCACGGGCATGCTGCTGGAGATAGACAACTCAGAGTTGCTGCACATGCTGGAGTCCCCGGAATCCCTGCGCTCCAAG GTGGATGAAGCTGTTGCAGTTCTACAGGCTCATCATGCCAAGAAGGAAGCCGCCCAGAAGGTGggcgctgttgctgctgctgctacctCTTAG